The Coffea arabica cultivar ET-39 chromosome 1e, Coffea Arabica ET-39 HiFi, whole genome shotgun sequence genome has a window encoding:
- the LOC113700047 gene encoding putative disease resistance protein RGA3: MADPVIGAASQVTLERALSLASDRIGLLVGFKKDVASMTLSLGFIKDVLADAEEWQNQSRGVQRWLNSLEEVAYDAQNVLDELHYESLRHQVESRNRHKLKVCCFFSFSNINIAFRWRMASKVRDVKLKLKEKNQQAREFRLDSKSVVPAALPAAVGDARNRQTDSVLVRIIGRADDESKIVKILLSPSKKVVSVLPIIGMGGLGKTTLAKSIYNNQQIDGHFNKKIWVCVSKKVPRVELFKLILLQLTGEKVDGDDRNVIVGKIQNQLGGKRYFLVLDDVWDDDEALWDDFFTTLKGLNPTNGSWCLVTTRPGPVAQCVSRVLRMMENEAYPLGKLPDDHCWSIVKEKVVGDEEEPDELKAIKERVIERCDGLPLAASVIGGLLSLKRKEEWRSILENRLLSLSAGGDHVMQILKLSFDNLPSPAVKKCFAYCSIFPQDTEMEGDMLIELWMAEGFLHAGLENKTMEEIGEYYLEILLQSSLLEEIRKYWGRCYKMHDMVHNLAESMSKSTKVIIDRDTHTVDNGNQIRYLAIDLSSGREDGEKLLESLSTSLHTLFVKGDLSGDMLMKLKNLYVLNLSRTRTRELPVSIGKLIHLRYVNLEQSSISILPDSLCKLYNLQTLTLSHSGVEDLPKGMCDLVSLRHLHYNTSDEEFQMPLEMGRLTCLQTLEFFKVGREKGRRIGELGSLKNLKGELEIRNLQLVKDKEGVEEAKLSEKANLFRLKLKWAPNREGDNYNDEDVLDGLRPHPNLEKLVIKDFMGDQFPRWLMQLPTTLPKLARLEFYRCNRCRELHPLQNFTSLKELVIWSCDGLTNLPGDMLHSCASLQQLQVIGCDNLISFPLDLQQTPSLLELELYRCPKLKTSMTPKGFGFLTSLRNLAIGPFLDDHENSSIYNEFDWSGLISSSSSSSSALRRLELAGLPHMESLPHQIQHVTTLTSLMLEGFGGVKALPDWFGNLAALEKLYLFGFKELRCLPSEDTMRTLTKLKRLEVYGSPLLKERCTPESSGPDSQWSKVSHIQDLIITG, encoded by the coding sequence ATGGCTGACCCTGTTATCGGTGCCGCAAGTCAGGTCACCTTGGAAAGGGCACTGTCTCTTGCCTCTGATAGGATTGGTTTGCTAGTTGGGTTCAAGAAGGATGTGGCCAGCATGACACTTTCTCTCGGCTTTATCAAAGATGTCCTGGCTGATGCCGAGGAATGGCAAAACCAAAGCAGAGGAGTGCAACGATGGTTGAATAGTCTCGAGGAGGTGGCTTATGATGCTCAGAATGTGTTGGATGAGCTCCACTATGAATCTCTTCGTCACCAGGTGGAGTCCCGAAACCGACACAAGCTCAAGGTATGCtgcttcttctccttctctaaCATTAATATTGCTTTTCGCTGGAGAATGGCTTCTAAGGTCAGGGACGTCAAACTGAAGTTGAAGGAGAAAAATCAACAAGCCCGTGAGTTTAGACTGGACAGTAAGTCAGTCGTGCCTGCTGCCCTCCCTGCTGCTGTTGGAGACGCAAGAAATCGGCAGACTGACTCTGTTCTTGTTCGAATAATTGGAAGAGCCGATGATGAATCAAAGATAGTGAAGATATTGTTGAGCCCGTCTAAGAAGGTTGTTTCTGTTCTTCCCATAATTGGTATGGGAGGTCTAGGCAAAACAACTTTGGCTAAATCGATATACAACAATCAGCAAATTGACGGGCACTTTAACAAAAAGATTTGGGTTTGTGTATCGAAAAAAGTTCCAAGGGTGGAgcttttcaaactcattttatTGCAATTGACGGGAGAAAAGGTTGACGGGGATGATAGGAATGTCATCGTtggaaaaattcaaaatcaactaGGGGGAAAAAGATATTTCCTAGTCCTTGATGATGTGTGGGATGATGATGAGGCATTGTGGGATGACTTTTTCACCACCTTGAAGGGACTAAATCCAACTAATGGAAGCTGGTGTCTGGTCACTACTCGTCCAGGTCCAGTGGCGCAGTGTGTGTCTAGAGTTCTGAGGATGATGGAAAATGAAGCCTATCCATTAGGAAAACTACCTGATGATCATTGTTGGTCCATCGTAAAAGAAAAGGTAGTTGGAGATGAAGAAGAACCTGATGAACTAAAAGCAATTAAAGAGAGAGTAATCGAAAGATGTGACGGTCTGCCATTGGCTGCAAGTGTAATCGGAGGTCTATTATCTTTAAAGAGAAAAGAGGAGTGGCGATCAATTTTGGAGAATAGGCTTTTGAGTTTGAGTGCAGGTGGAGATCATGTGATGCAAATACTCAAGTTGAGTTTTGATAATTTGCCATCACCAGCCGTCAAGAAATGTTTTGCATATTGTTCTATTTTTCCCCAGGATACTGAGATGGAAGGAGATATGCTGATCGAACTTTGGATGGCAGAAGGTTTCCTCCATGCAGGTCTCGAGAACAAAACAATGGAGGAAATTGGAGAGTATTACTTGGAAATTTTATTGCAGAGTTCTTTGCTggaagaaataagaaaatattgGGGAAGGTGTtataaaatgcatgatatgGTGCACAACCTTGCCGAGTCAATGTCAAAGTCTACCAAAGTCATTATTGATAGGGATACACATACAGTAGACAATGGTAATCAGATTCGTTACCTTGCAATAGACTTGTCTAGTGGTCGAGAAGACGGAGAAAAACTTTTGGAGAGTCTATCAACTTCGCTTCATACATTGTTTGTAAAAGGTGACTTATCTGGTGATATGTTAATGAAGTTGAAGAACTTGTATGTTTTGAATTTGTCTCGTACAAGAACTCGAGAGCTACCAGTCTCAATTGGCAAACTGATACATTTGCGGTACGTTAACCTTGAGCAGTCTTCAATCAGTATTTTGCCGGACTCCCTTTGCAAGCTTTATAATCTGCAGACACTGACGCTAAGTCACTCGGGTGTTGAAGATCTTCCGAAGGGGATGTGCGATTTGGTTAGCTTGAGACATCTCCACTATAACACCAGTGATGAAGAATTTCAAATGCCGCTAGAGATGGGACGATTGACTTGCCTTCAGACGCTAGAGTTCTTTAAGGTGGGTCGAGAGAAGGGTCGGCGAATTGGAGAGCTTGGAAGCTTGAAGAACCTCAAAGGCGAATTGGAGATACGCAATCTTCAACTAGTAAAGGATAAGGAAGGAGTTGAGGAAGCAAAACTATCTGAAAAGGCAAATCTATTTCGGCTGAAACTTAAGTGGGCCCCTAATCGAGAAGGCGACAATTACAACGATGAAGATGTGTTAGATGGCCTTCGACCCCACCCAAATTTGGAGAAGTTGGTAATTAAGGATTTTATGGGCGATCAATTTCCACGATGGTTAATGCAATTGCCAACAACGCTCCCCAAGTTAGCGCGTTTGGAGTTTTATCGCTGCAACAGATGCAGAGAACTCCATCCCCTGCAAAACTTTACGTCTCTTAAAGAGCTGGTGATTTGGAGTTGTGATGGGTTGACGAATCTGCCAGGTGACATGCTACACTCTTGTGCCTCTCTCCAGCAGCTTCAGGTGATTGGTTGCGACAATCTTATCTCCTTTCCGCTTGATTTGCAACAAACGCCTTCTCTCTTGGAGCTGGAATTATACAGGTGTCCCAAACTAAAAACAAGCATGACGCCCAAAGGATTTGGTTTCCTAACCAGCTTAAGGAATCTTGCAATTGGTCCCTTCTTAGATGATCatgaaaattcttcaatttacaaTGAGTTTGATTGGTCTGGATTGatatcctcctcctcctcttcatcATCTGCACTCCGTCGATTAGAATTAGCTGGGTTGCCACACATGGAGTCACTGCCACATCAGATCCAACACGTGACCACTCTCACGTCACTAATGCTAGAGGGCTTTGGAGGTGTAAAAGCTCTGCCAGATTGGTTCGGAAACCTCGCTGCTCTTGAAAAACTATATTTATTTGGTTTCAAAGAGCTTCGATGTCTACCCTCTGAGGATACCATGAGAACTCTCACCAAACTAAAACGTCTGGAGGTTTATGGTTCTCCTCTGTTAAAAGAAAGATGCACTCCTGAG